tgatttctcgtcatggaaaaattgtcggatacccgacccgaccccgttgactttgactttgaccaaagttgacttttaatcaaacttaaccaaatgtttatgcaaatcgttctaacatgcttttacacttgtatcttgcatgaaacttgacaatttgattcacatgctatacaatcgagtcgtaacgagccatagaactaattgaacaactttgaccaatcgtgtttaccgttattgatacaacctacttgtttaggtcaagactagcaattgtccttgcacacgtttacttgtgaagtactttattactcgtgcactcaaggtgagatcatagtcccacttttactcttttaaacttacatttgggatgagaaaacataaacgtttcattttacaaagtgaacacaagtatgaaaacaaacattctacatacgagttagaacaaaatcctcaattcgattatcattagttacacttgccgggtgtaagcgagaacttatgttgtatggccatatgggtttgacaaaccctcattcggacggttcgctaccgttacttcggatgaaatatattttcgagaaacagtgtatgttctaacactattgcgatggggttctatggatggaaagttaagccttgataattgggtgctcgtgataacaatttttggaatggtttactattattgaaatgttataaatcttgtggttcattttacttactcacttacttacttaaacctatgatttcaccaacgttttcgttgacagatttctatatttttctcaggtctttgaacgatatatgatacatgcttccgctcacaattttaatacttgcattggatgtcgagtatatatgcatacatggagcgtcttttgactttatttaaaattgtgtcgcataggtttcatttgtacttataactttgtaacgtaactaatggttgaactattcttgtaaactttgaaacaatctttacatttgaaatgaatgcgacatattttggtcaaacgttattttaaagacttatgaccacgtaacgggacctaagtagacggcgccgtcaatgacgattttggtcgggtcgctacatatacgAACTATTCGAGCCATATATGTTCAATTAACTCGTTCGATTATTAAACTAGTTTTCGAGCGAGTCGAGTTGAATATTAACTTCTTTCGTATTCAGATCGTGAAACTAATCgaacaatattttttttttcaaactcgaATCGAGTTCAAAATCGTTAAAGCTCGAACTTGAAATAAACGAGCTCGAACTCGAGTAGCTCATTAAAAGCTCGGTTCGTTAACAACCCTAGTAGCAGCAGTAACATCAGTAGTAGTAGCAGCAGTAGCAGTAGTTGTAGTAGAAGTAATAGTAGTAGTAGCCGCCCAAGTAATAGTAGTAGTAGCCGCCTTTAGAAAGATTGATTAGTAATAGCAGCATCAGTAGCAACAACGGTAGCGGCAACATCAATGGCGGAGCCACTAAATGATTACCAGGTGCACATGCAACCAGTGGAATTTTCATACTATAGTAAATTTTGTTAGATTTTCATATAGGTGTATAATCTAATTAAGTTGTGCCACCAATCCACATTTGAAATAGCCTTGCTTTTATTCTTTTATGGTGGCCCAATAACAAATTTACAGGTGCAGTTTTCGACTTTTCTTATTAAATAGTACCCTGGAGTAACAATTTTACATTCACCAAATGAaatcattcaaaaaaaaaaaaaaaaaaaaattacactttGAGTTGAAGATTCTGTTTTCAATTAACTCCCATTCAAATTCCGGTCTAATAATACtagttaaatatttattttaactcAATGCAAAAATCAAGTTCATTAAAAGTAATCATCTACGGAGCATAAATTTTATCCACAATTTTAAAGTATTTGGTATGTTAAAGGTTTATATTTTACGTATTACAGAGTATCCTTTATTTTTAGGTAATACGCAAGCGCAACGATAGAACATGCAAGGGCAACGGTCGAACTTAGCTTTTCGACAATGAAATTTGTGAAGTCAAATTTGCGCAATTGAATAAATGATGATTTTCTGAATGGATATCTTCTTGTTACTAAGCATTTGCTAGTGTTTTTAGGGTTCGTAGAGGAAACCTCCCTAGCGACAATCACATTGGGTCTCTACTAGCGAGTTAAACCCCTGATGACGAGCCCCCGAGCGACGAGACCCGTTACCAGATGAATTGTGCACATTGGCGCCCCCCTTTAGTCAAGAGACCAGGTAATTCAATCTTGTGCGTTACCAAGAATTGAACATGGGTCTCCCGCTTCATTGGGAACTCCCTAGCCACTTGAGTTATGCCCAAGTGGTTCATTTGCTAGTGTTATAAATGAAACAATTATAAATCGTTTGCAACATATGAAAGATCGTAAGAGACTTTTATGTTAGAATGCTTACGTTACCACTAAATTATAACTTATAAATTAAATTTTATGATTCGATATTTCGGTCTTATTTTGCGCCACCAGCGATCTAATTTTCTGGCTTCGCCCCTAGCGGTAGCAACGATAGAGGTAGCAGCGGTAGAGGTATCAGGGGTAGTGGTACCAGCGGTAGCGGTAGGAATAGTTTCTTATTGAATTATCGTACCTGTCACTTCTTTAATTCCACAATAAGAGTCCCTTATATGTTTGATTATGGTCGGTTTTTGTCCTTTATTTTATGGTAAGTTTGATTTAACTAGAAATAAATGACTAAAGTTATAAATGAAGATAAAATAGAGATTTTAatgatatttaattattattttttaaaatgaAACAATTATTTTAGAACATACATATAAATAAACTGTGAAGCCCATAAAGTATATTTTGAGTGGCTTATGGTGTATAACTAGTAAAATGACTCGTGAATTTACGGGTTcgtttaaacgaaataatttaatgacatgttttaggtattaagtgaatgtaaatgctgaaatcatttattttaatgacccgtttgactaacaaacttgtcgttgtttttacaaatatatagagacatgtattttcgcatacatatgtaacgtaattaattttgtaaaaagaatccatatttgaatattaataatataataattataattataattataattataattataattataattattatattaaagtaaataataataataaatttcgcttaaagttgagtatttatatttttaataataataataattattagtaataataaatgtcttttaaattttttagaaaattaaaattacaatttaggagagattactatttccttttataaatttcctattatttttttaattaaattaatatataattatgacatcatcattatgaatattaaAGAGTAATTAAGTTAATGATGAAATCATTATTTTAGaggtttatatgactatatagatatagattactTTAATTAACCATATAGAACTCAAGTAAAAGAAGTAAATTACCTTCCAACGGTTAGATGACGATGTTTCTTCAACATTACCAGCACTTATCAACTGCTCCTTTAATTGAATGGAGTATATGAATTAGTTGCATCATcatatcatattcatattcattcatattcatatatcatatttaaaaacaaaacgaaaagtacataaataataaataaatacacctataataatactattatatatactaTGATATGATAAATAAACGAAATGGAAAAAATCACTTAAATACTCTTTTTCTAAAATATAAATGGtattaactagttttcgaaccctcgcttcgcgccgggagttcgatttttaatgtattttattgtgctTAGTTAtggagcctgcgagtgaaaaatcaatatatatgaaaagtaccctaaatatttagcgtttttttaaaagtgtctgttttgcgtatagttagtgacattgtgttcataaaattatttcgagtttaaggatggtgtcggaaaaatttaactcgttgcgagcaagAAGATATGagctgttgaatatttgagtggagtttatttaaggtattttatgaaaattttgatttgacgctttaacccctGTTTTGGGGGccaattttaatttttgaacaaagtgtgggggacttttgtggtgttacttgaaaggAAGGGGAAAAAAATTGTGAAAAAATAAAAATACCCCTAATACTATTCATaaattttgtctaatagttaatacggTAAAATTTCACCTTATTTCACCTTATTTCACAAGGGGTGATTTGTACGCTATCGAAAAATGTCCCcacaccattaaatccattttattgaattTTGTACAACATTTTAAAGTTTAGTGGCCCCTACCACCAAGGATGGACCTCACATTCGGTCGCTAAACTTCGAGCAACGCAACCCGGTCATTCAGCCACGCAACCAGCACATCGGATTGTATATACCAGTAAACAGGGGTCTTAATTAAATAttattttggaattttttttttttttcttacagAATAGAGTAGGTAAATGATTTTATGGAATTTACTGAATGATGAGATGAGATAGAAATTAAAAAAGATGGTCTTACTTGATTTTCACGTCTCATTTGAAGTTTTAAAGCTCTGTCAaggtctctaacaatttgatctaTGTTCGGACGTTGTGCTTGTTGTTCCTTTAAGCAATTATATGCTGTTTCTGAATATACTTTCAAGGATTCCGGGTCGATTTGTTCAAGTAGAGATTGATCTATCATATCATCTAGGCTTTCATCATCATAACATGATTTAGCCAACTGAGCTAGTAACCCCTCTTTTGGCATATGCACGTATTTCTCAAGTTTTTTCGTGGTATATAACGGATGTAGAGTGATAAACTGTTGTTTCGATGAGTAAGTTTCCACTGAATTTATTTCTCCAGATGATAGTGACGATCCCTCATCGAACGGCCATATATCCGTACTGAAATAATCTTCATGCTTATCTATCAATGGTTTCACTATATTGTTGGACGTTGACACCGGAATATTATTGTTATCTATTGACGTGTGAATTTGTGTTTCAACATCCTCTACTTTTTTGAATTTAGAATCTTGTTTTGCCAATTTTTGAGGAGAAGCTAGGTCTTGGTCATCCGGAATAAAGGCTCTTCTACCACAAAGGATTTCAAACAATACAACTCCTAAAGAGTACACATCTGATTTGTGGTTCACAAATCCGGTCTCTTCGTATGTTGGATCAACATACCCAATCGTGCCAACAACCTCAGCAATGAGAAGACGATCCCTTCGGTAACTTGTATTTCTCAGAGCATGTTCAAAACCGGATAACTTGGGTTTCCGGTTGTCATCAAGTAATATTTTTGAGCTTTTGATATCTCGATGTACGACACTATAATCGCGTTCTGCATCAAAATGAATGTAATTAATTGCACGTGCAACGCCAATACATATATGCAATCGTTGCATCCATGTAAGGTTTGAATCTTCTAGATATTTATCGAGGGCTTTCATGGTTCTCGTACTTGTTTATGATGATCTTCTCACCTTTTTCATTACAGTATCCGAGAAAACAGACGAGATTTTCATGCTTGAGATCAGAAAGCATTGAAATCTCCCGCCAAAACTCAAGGTCTCCTTGGCCATATTCATAGTGCAATCTCCTTGCAGCAATAACGATCTGCTGTCCGGACCAAACGAGGCTTCCTTTATAAACTTTACCAAATCCACCTTGGCCGATGATATTTTTATCGGCAAAGTTGTTGGTGGCCGTTAATACTTCTTCGAGCGGGATTTTAAAACGAGAAAACACATCGTATGAGGAAATTACTAGCGGTTGATCAAAGGATGAAGGTAATTCAGACTCTTGAGCAATATAAGAGTTACTTCTTCTATGATAGATAAATCCGGATGATGGTCCATCTTCTTCAGAGTACTCTTCAATCGTTGCATCCATGTAAGATTTGAATCTTTTAGATATTTCTTCAGGCTTTCATGGATCACGTGAGATATTGTTTATGATGATCTTCTCACCTTTTTCATCACATCACAATACCCGTGAAAACAAACGACATTTAATTTTCATGTTTGTGTTTACGATCAAGTATATAAATTAGAAAAGCTAGTTGATTAAAATATTTATTGTGTATAATTAATTAATTGTAATTTATTAAAATATGATGCATTCGAATCCACCTACTTCTTTCTCACCTGTTCTCCCAAACACCCACCTACCTCTTTTCTACTCCGGAATAAAGAATAAATTGTTTATAAAAATAGTTTTGTTCTAACTTTTCAGTTACATTTTAATTGTATATATTTGTGAAATAACtcgtgaaatcacgagtttgtttaaatgaaacactttaatgatatgttttaggtattaagtggacgtaaatgctaaagtcatttagtttaatgacccgtggaatcacagagtccgactaagaaactcgtcagctgaacatttcatcaaacacctaaaatgtatattaaaaatattgattgttattttattttaaaagtgtaaattaaaatataaatttagaattagtttccttctgcctaacttttatatcttcacGTACTCAAtttcaaataattaattaaaataattcaaaattatttaattttaataattaaaataattattaataagatttaataataataattaattaattaaatttaataataataattaattaataaatttaattttaattcaaaattatttagattaatgacatcactcaccatacttagatttttttcttttattttttgatttatttttaacaaaaaaattagcataataatgacatcatcattatagaattttaatagaaactatagataatcGAATAAATTGCGCCGTTGATACCTGTGGTTTGTTTACATTTTCTTGACAACACCTAAACTTAATTTTTTGCAGAGCTAGTACCTAAGTTTTGCCTAACTTTTGTGGTTGATACCGAAACTTAACTTCAATGTTAACCCCTAACATGTGTCACACATGTGAGGGCAAACTCGTCCTTTTAAACAATTTAGTCCATCGATACATGCATACATAAAGTAAAGTCACCGGCGTAATTTTTttctaattattaattattattaattacggagtattaagttTAAGtcataatgttaatgttaatattagaaaATAAGAAACTAATCTACAGCAATGCATTTCATCGTCATTATCCAATCCAAAATCTAAAAATCCATTTTATATTCATTCTCACATCTTCAAATTCAAATTATCATATCTAAAATCTAAACATCCATTTTATATTCATTCCCACATCTTCAAATTAAAAAAATAAGAACTCATTTTCATAGTTCACCCatctcaatatttttttttttttaagagaaaATAGAAATTTTATAAATTCACGAAATGAAATGGTACATGAAAGATAATACAAAGAGCAAATTAGCTCATACACGAAACAGAAAAAAGAAACTCGAAAACAACTACAAAGGGGATGCCGAGATCACAACCCTTGAAACTACATTAACTCGAGATACATATATGGGTTTGTTAGCCACGTTTGCCAATTGATGCTCTTGTTTGTTTATTCTCCTCGAGATCTAATCGAAGGATTTAAACTTGAATCTCACTTTGAGCTAACGTAGCAGTCCAACCTTTTTTTTGGAAAGTCGTCATGTTCCGGTTTTCCATAAGAAATATGCACACACCCATTGAACGCCTTGCCATATTTTCGATCCCAAAGATGTTAATCCATGAGGCGCTTTGCCACGAAGAATTTCATTCATGCATAAGTTTGAGAATTTCAAACAATTCTTTTTCGTTCTTTGTCTTTATAATCCTtcaatattataagatattttaaGTAACCTCATTGGAACAATCTGATTTATGGTGGTGATGAATAATCACCGTAAAACACCATTTAAATACCATAGATGATAGATATTACATGAAGAACACCACAGGTGATGGCTACGGGCAAATTCGTTTGACCTGACATCACGACCATCAAAATCGACCTGGAGCAAACAAACAAAACCCTAGTCGACGACACCACCATCCATTTGATTCTTGAACTCGCTAACGTTATTCCGGCACCACCGGCGACACTACCATTGTTTTCGGCACCACCATCGTTTCCGGGATCATCATCGTTATTGGCGAATCAAAACCTACCTCTTCATCATCCTTAACACGTTGATTTCAGATTTAGGGTTTGGGTTTGAGTTTGGTGATTTGGGTATAAAATTGGGCCAATTTGGTTTTGAAATGTGTACTGATATGATCGTATCTTTGTTCATGATTTATGTTTAACGTTTTATTTGAGATTTATACAATCGTATTTAAGTTTTTGTTTAGAATGAAGAAGGAATATGGCTCACCAACTGATGGTTGTGATCGTCGGTGACCCtactttatgtatgtatgtatcggtGAACTAAATTATTTACAGGGACGAATTTGCCCTCACATGCGTGGCACCTGTGAGGGGTTAACATTAAAAACATAACGGAAGTTAGGTTGGGGTAACATCCATGAAAGTTAGGGAAAGCGTAGGTACCAACTGCGCAAAAAATTAAGTTTAGGTGTTGTCAAAAAAGTGTAAACAAACCACAGATACCAACAACGTAATTTTATCAATATAATCTATTACATTATATAAAACAAGATTTTAGATTGCTTACGTGACATCTATTTCTTAAaccatttttaaaaaaaattctgtGTGACATAATaagaattaataaaataattagatatatgtatatatttaaatttgATAACATCCCATCATAAATATATAATATCTACATATAAATATCCGTGTTTTCTATCACAAATAtataatatatccatatataaatATCCGTATATGTTTCCAATTCATGTGGACTTTTCTAGCGTCCACCATTAGGAGAGGCAGCCAAGGAAGTCTTGGGTGTGGCAGTAGGAATATTGAGAGGACATAGGTCGGATAGAGAATCATGGTGGCTTAGTGACGAGGTTCAAAGCAAAGTCGCACTTAAGCAACTAAGATTTAGGGAGCTCATCACTTGTCGGGAAGGGACTCCGGCGGGTAGAACTAGGGTTGAAGAGAGATATAAAGAAGccaaaagagaagctaagaaggctgtAGCCCGTGTAAAAGAAAAGGCATATGAAGATTTATATAGGAAACTAGACTCCAAAGAAGGAGCAAATGATATCTAcaggatagccaaagctagggagcaAAGGCGCAGAGACCTAGATAACACCAAGTTTATCAAAAATGAAGCTGGTCAAACTTTAGTAAAGGAAGATGAAATTTTAGAAAAGATGGAAAGGGTATTTCTCATCGCTTTTCGCTGGAGGAAGACCTGAAGGTCATGAAGATGTGCAAGATTCTGATATAGAACAATCTCAGAATAACACAGATGGTGGGAGGATCAACCAAGAGGAAGTAAGATCGGCACTACGAGAGATGGGGAGAAATAAAGCTGTAGGACCGAATCAGATCCCCGTCCAGGCGTGGCGGTGCCTCGGCGACGATGGTCTTAGGTGGTTGACTTGCCTTTTCAACAAGACGTATCAAAGTTCTaaaatgcctatggaatggagagtGAGCGAGATTATTCCATCTATAAGAACAACGGGGATGCTCAAACCTGCGGTAACTAcagaggcataaaattacttagtcatactatgaagctttgggagagagtgatcgGGACAAGACTTCGACGCGTCACAAATGTGTCAGATAACCgatttggtttcatgccagggcgctcttcgATAGAGGTAATTCATATTATTAGgaaccttatggagaagtatagagaaaagcaaaagaaccttgagatggttttcttagacttggaaaaggcctaCAATTGCGTTCCACGAAATTTGATTTAGAAGACCCTTATAGGTAGAAGTATCCCGAGTAGATATATTAGTGTTATTAGGGATATGTACGAAGGGGCGAAGTCTTGCGTTCGAACGCCAGTAGGAATTACCGAAGTTTTCCCAATAGAAGTAGGCCTACACCAGGGTTCGGCccttagcccttttcttttcgctTTGATTCTTGATGAGCTTTCTCAAGGGATACAAGAGTGTATCCCTTGGTGCTTAATCTTTGTCGATGATATTGtgcttgcttccgaatctaaagaGGAGCTTAATAGAAGACTGAAGCAATGGAGGGTGGCCTTAGAAGGTAATGGTCTACAAattagtagacaaaagacggaatatcttagaTGTGATTTCGATAAAAACAATGAGGAACAAGATGATGGAGTGAACATCTGCATTGGAGACCATATCTTACATCCACAAACCTCGTTTAGATACCTAGGCTCAATGCTCCACAAAACAAGGAGGATAGATGAAGACGTGTCTCACTGTATTAAAGTTGGATGggtgaagtggagagcagcgactgGAGTCTTATGCGACAGGAAGATCCCCCTAAAGCTGAAAgagaaattcttcaaggtggcaattagacatGCCATGCtatacggatcagagtgttggcaAATGACGAAGgtgcaagagagaaggatggaggtggcagagatgaggatgcttaggtggacataTGGTAAGACGATGTTGGATATGATTCCGAATGgtgtttttagggagaacctgaaagttagaagcatcatcgacaagctaagagaagaacggcttcgatggtttgggcatgtgaggaggcgaccttttactgcacctgttaggagagtcgaggcacttACCGTTGACGGTGTAAGGAGAAGGGATAGACCCACACGTAGGTGGGAGGATAGAATAAAACTCGACTTGAAGGAGCTTTtactgaccgaggacatgacttctgataggaatgcgtggagggctagaattagaatagacgagtaggctttgatatgtatgtgtgtatgtaggTAGGGGTGCTTGGTTTTGGGTATGTATGTGGGTCCAGGTATGTCTGTGTATGTATGTACGCATGTTTAGGTGTCGGGTATGGACGCTTGCATGTTTAGGTTTGGATGTTTTTGGGGATGTAGGTATGCTAGTGTgcatgtatgtatgcgtatatgtgtgtatgtatgtacccATGTATGTTTCAGTGTAGCTTTATCTGATATGTCTTGAGCCCCGTACAACAGTATAAGGTAcgtttccttatatatatatatatatatatatatatatatatatatatatatatatatatatatatatatatatacacacatatatatatatatatatatatatacatatatatatttatatatatatatatatatatatatatatatatatatatatatatatatatatatatatatatatatatatatatatatatatatatatatatatatatatatagccctaTTATTaggcaacaacaagcgtcgatttatggGAGACTTGACTGCCGCGTAGGGGCTAAATTGAACTCCAGActtgatttaaaacccatggaaatttgattctaccattttcatggcgtatcttttttattacattttatcaTGTATGTATCTACTTTACTCTTTTTATTTAAATCATTTActctatttatttttattttattttattttatttcttttttttttgttattatttatttctcctactttttgggccggaggtcctcttagaagcaatctctttatccgtcgaacaaagagagggatgactttccctactcttgtgagtgtttcactcttggtggagaaatgatttctctttattctaagatagaggaaggattgtctacgtctcacctcccccatactcaCATACGTGATATTgagtatgttgttgttgttgttgtttccaATTCCTAcacataattataattttaatctaaattataaataaataaatatttatcacttattataatataattttaacatatatatttatactagGTTTTTTGAGCCTGTACGTAACACGGGTGTGTAAAAATTCGcgtaaaaaatgtaatttgcagttcatattagtatgtaatatcgATACTAAAAATATGAAAAATATAAGAATTATATAAGCGCGCGTcgggttgacaaattttaaaaattgtcTGTTGCACGGTGGGTAAAATAATCATGCAAAATTAATTGaatttttcaaacaattattcttttgagtttaagagcctgtgGTGTTGAAAAACCTAAAAGTTCGtttgagtttaagagtccgtggtgttgtgaaaattttaaaagtaattttgggtggtgttagtaacttaatgtgtACAATCTttttcaccattaatatcttttttaagtatatataaattatatactaagtaatatttagagaaaatatgagtACATTGAAATTTTTTCATGGAACGTAACGTTAGTAAAGTCTAAGTTAtattaaagttatattattttagaattattatataaaattattttttgaataaaagtatAACCCacgagtttaattttagaaaaatTGTTAGTCATTTCATCAAAATAATGGTACCCGGGGGGGAGTCGTCatgcataattaatattataatagttatatttacgtgtttataaatattttaaggacttaaactgtaaattcaaatcactttcatatttattgctaaaaaaaTGCTCCGTTGGTAGTGCATCGCAGCTCCTTgtcgaatacaatttattgcgtttagttcgtaaatttatttcgagttgaacggtgatggcgGTGGAACCTAACTCGCGGCGAACAAAAATATAAATCCGTTAAAAAAATTTGGTGGGTTTTGTTTGGTGAGTTTATATTAAATACTGAATTTATCTTTTATACATGAAGTTATCTTTTATACTTCTGATAAATTAGAATTAGTTATCAAGTGTGAGGCGTGTAAATTTTAAATTTgaaggaaaaaagaaaaagaataaaaagaaatttcgacaatatatatatatatatatatatatatatatatatatatatatatatatatatatatatatatatatatatatatatatatatatatatataggggcaggatcaatggggaagtaaccaatcggggggaagcggggggaagcaaaaaaaaaaaattcgtttttttggaattttttttttccggcagcaagatcacacgaaaatatgaacatttagaagagacacttcgtgatgaatgttattatttagacgggaaaacgatcgacaaaaataacattcaagataatattgttcgtgaagaatatgaacgatttttttcatgttttgtgaagtaaaatttagcccgatttagagtttagggtttagggtttagggcttagggtttagggtttggtgttttg
This genomic stretch from Rutidosis leptorrhynchoides isolate AG116_Rl617_1_P2 chromosome 11, CSIRO_AGI_Rlap_v1, whole genome shotgun sequence harbors:
- the LOC139876126 gene encoding uncharacterized protein gives rise to the protein MAHQLMVVIVGDPTLCMYVSRPPLGEAAKEVLGVAVGILRGHRSDRESWWLSDEVQSKVALKQLRFRELITCREGTPAGRTRVEERYKEAKREAKKAVARVKEKAYEDLYRKLDSKEGANDIYRIAKAREQRRRDLDNTKFIKNEAGQTLVKEDEILEKMERNNTDGGRINQEEVRSALREMGRNKAVGPNQIPVQAWRCLGDDGLRWLTCLFNKTYQSSKMPMEWRVSEIIPSIRTTGMLKPAGALR